Proteins from a genomic interval of Psychrobacter fulvigenes:
- a CDS encoding cytochrome ubiquinol oxidase subunit I, with amino-acid sequence MFATFMIDQLDALMLARIQFAFVISWHIIFPAFTIGLASWLTVLEFRWLKTGDAIYAEVYKHWVKIFAVAFGMGVVSGIVMSYQFGTNWAVFSDKAGNVLGPLLAYEVLTAFFLEASFLGIMLFGWGRVSKRMHFASTAIVAIGTLISGFWILAANSFMQTPQGFMIGADGLLYPTNWLEIIFNPSFPYRYAHMITAAFLTTAFVIGGIGAYYLQSKRHTEHRQHGRVMLGMAMIMAIFVAPAQVLIGDGHGLNTLEHQPAKVAAMEGIWEDERGAALRLFAVPDQDNQTNKYEVSIPYVSGLILTHSFDGEVKGLKNWAPEDQPPVAIVFWAFRIMVGIGMLMVLVGLFSLYKYFKKQQFNPESKTFHRTWMLMTPLGFVALLAGWFVTEVGRQPYTVYGVIRTAESISPVAAQQVATTLIGFIVLYIFVFGAGSFYILRLIAQGPQPFEDPADDNFYEHSVTEGQGRTLSGDSLASEKVQEQDGSEDLDKPANDVEDGGLR; translated from the coding sequence ATGTTCGCTACATTTATGATAGACCAGCTCGATGCGTTAATGCTTGCGCGCATCCAGTTCGCTTTTGTTATCTCATGGCATATCATCTTTCCAGCCTTTACTATCGGTCTTGCCAGTTGGCTGACCGTTCTTGAGTTCCGTTGGCTCAAAACAGGCGACGCCATTTATGCCGAAGTATATAAACACTGGGTCAAAATCTTTGCCGTGGCTTTCGGAATGGGCGTCGTATCTGGCATCGTGATGTCCTATCAATTTGGTACCAACTGGGCTGTGTTTTCTGATAAAGCCGGTAACGTCTTAGGCCCGCTACTCGCTTATGAAGTATTGACCGCGTTTTTCTTAGAAGCATCGTTTTTGGGTATTATGCTGTTTGGTTGGGGGCGTGTAAGCAAACGCATGCACTTTGCTTCGACAGCGATCGTCGCTATCGGTACGCTGATATCAGGATTTTGGATTTTAGCGGCCAATAGTTTCATGCAAACACCGCAAGGCTTTATGATTGGTGCTGATGGCCTGCTCTATCCGACCAACTGGCTTGAAATCATCTTTAATCCCTCTTTCCCTTATCGTTATGCACACATGATAACGGCAGCGTTTTTGACCACTGCTTTTGTCATTGGCGGCATTGGTGCTTACTACCTGCAGTCCAAACGACATACTGAACATCGACAGCATGGGCGTGTGATGTTAGGTATGGCGATGATAATGGCAATCTTTGTCGCGCCAGCACAGGTGTTGATTGGTGATGGACATGGTTTAAACACCTTAGAACATCAACCAGCCAAAGTGGCAGCAATGGAAGGCATTTGGGAAGACGAACGCGGTGCCGCGCTACGTCTCTTTGCGGTTCCTGACCAAGACAATCAAACCAATAAATACGAAGTCAGCATCCCCTATGTGTCAGGGTTGATTTTAACTCATTCATTTGATGGTGAGGTAAAAGGTCTCAAAAACTGGGCGCCAGAAGACCAACCACCTGTTGCTATTGTGTTTTGGGCATTTCGTATCATGGTCGGTATTGGCATGCTAATGGTCTTAGTTGGGCTGTTCAGCCTGTATAAATACTTCAAAAAACAACAGTTTAATCCCGAGAGTAAAACCTTTCACCGTACTTGGATGTTGATGACACCGCTTGGCTTTGTCGCTTTATTGGCTGGTTGGTTCGTCACAGAAGTAGGCCGTCAACCCTACACCGTCTATGGTGTGATTCGTACTGCTGAAAGCATATCACCCGTTGCAGCACAGCAGGTGGCAACCACGCTAATCGGTTTTATTGTGCTGTATATCTTCGTCTTTGGTGCAGGGAGCTTTTATATCCTACGTTTGATCGCTCAGGGACCACAGCCATTCGAAGATCCAGCGGATGACAACTTCTATGAGCACTCTGTCACTGAGGGTCAAGGACGTACGCTTAGTGGTGACAGCCTTGCCAGTGAAAAAGTGCAGGAACAAGATGGTTCTGAAGATCTCGATAAGCCTGCAAATGACGTCGAAGATGGAGGGTTGCGCTAA
- a CDS encoding peptidylprolyl isomerase yields MRFFSLRQTSRAVLVSMGMSAGLALSFNAQAATTTEPITTQEMGSTASQDNSARLTPANSTDGIIALVNDNAILKSDLVAAITQTQARAQAAGEPIPNSAQLQSDVLNALVLRELQLSLVNRVGLKPDEAAINQRLAQIAQAEGLSSIAALQQRLDSEQTGSYADLRAKLIEDAAIQALQQRQIANRVRISEQDIDAFLASPEAKRLNQSEYQTIHVRVPYVDDYSRLSEAQRTQALTVAQGLRTRLQAPNVDVEAAMNASQGSYPIPLQGGDMGFHKAAALPTELSSEIVKLDVGAVSEPLITPEGIDIIKLANKKASDTMIIPQWHTRHILIKVDELQTDALAEQKVNDLYEQLRQGADFAGLAATYSDDPGSAGRGGDLEWVSEEDMVGPFEAVMKNTSVGDYSAPFKTQFGWHILKVEGKRQHDVSEQYRRNMARQALYQRLAPQAQEDWLQELHAGAYIQVLAP; encoded by the coding sequence ATGAGATTTTTTTCTTTACGTCAAACCAGCCGTGCTGTATTAGTTTCTATGGGTATGAGTGCAGGCCTTGCGCTTAGCTTCAACGCTCAAGCGGCAACAACGACAGAGCCTATAACCACACAAGAAATGGGTTCGACCGCTAGCCAAGATAATAGCGCTCGGTTAACACCCGCTAATAGTACCGACGGCATCATCGCACTAGTCAACGATAATGCCATCTTAAAAAGCGATTTAGTTGCTGCTATCACGCAAACTCAAGCACGCGCGCAAGCAGCTGGTGAGCCAATTCCCAATTCAGCTCAACTGCAGTCTGACGTGTTAAATGCACTCGTTTTACGTGAGCTACAACTGTCACTGGTCAATCGGGTGGGACTCAAACCCGATGAAGCGGCTATCAATCAACGCTTAGCACAAATCGCACAAGCTGAAGGGCTCAGTAGCATTGCAGCCCTACAGCAGCGATTGGATAGCGAGCAAACTGGTAGCTATGCCGATTTACGGGCAAAACTGATCGAAGACGCTGCTATTCAGGCACTACAACAACGCCAAATTGCCAATCGTGTGCGCATCAGCGAGCAAGATATTGATGCGTTTTTAGCCTCACCTGAAGCCAAGCGCTTAAACCAAAGTGAATATCAAACCATTCACGTCCGCGTGCCTTATGTAGATGATTACAGTCGTCTATCAGAAGCGCAGCGTACGCAAGCGCTGACAGTCGCTCAAGGGTTACGTACACGCCTACAGGCACCTAACGTAGATGTTGAAGCAGCTATGAATGCCTCTCAAGGTAGCTACCCTATTCCGCTACAAGGCGGCGATATGGGATTTCATAAGGCTGCTGCCCTTCCAACCGAACTATCAAGTGAGATCGTCAAGCTTGATGTGGGCGCTGTGAGTGAACCGCTCATCACTCCTGAAGGCATTGATATCATCAAGCTTGCTAACAAAAAAGCCAGTGATACCATGATCATCCCGCAGTGGCATACACGTCATATCTTGATTAAGGTCGACGAGCTACAAACTGATGCACTCGCCGAACAAAAAGTGAACGACCTATATGAGCAGCTACGTCAAGGTGCTGACTTCGCAGGCTTAGCAGCCACTTACTCTGATGACCCAGGCTCTGCAGGGCGTGGTGGTGATCTTGAGTGGGTCAGTGAAGAAGACATGGTCGGTCCATTTGAAGCAGTCATGAAAAATACCAGCGTAGGGGACTATTCTGCACCGTTTAAGACTCAGTTTGGTTGGCACATCCTCAAAGTTGAAGGCAAGCGTCAACATGATGTCAGCGAACAATATCGCCGTAATATGGCACGTCAGGCGCTGTATCAACGCCTCGCGCCACAAGCGCAAGAAGACTGGTTACAAGAGCTACATGCCGGCGCTTATATCCAAGTACTTGCACCCTAA
- the murU gene encoding N-acetylmuramate alpha-1-phosphate uridylyltransferase MurU — MSTITQAMILAAGKGTRLRPLTLETPKPLVEVGGQPLIVWHIKALQVAGVTDITINASWLADKLMTSLGDGTQYGVNLHWSVEDDEPLETAGGIFQALQTGKLKDAPFILVNSDVWTTYDFTKLQNYKLGNDQLAHLLLIDNPTHNSGGDFAINNGLASEQAVAEADKFTFAGISVMSPQLVDGLVQGQPAALAPLLKQAMMKFQITAEVIKDNWIVVGTPERLEQVNEFIKSNGVDNHQGA, encoded by the coding sequence ATATCGACGATTACGCAAGCAATGATCTTGGCAGCAGGCAAGGGCACACGCTTACGTCCGCTCACGCTTGAGACGCCGAAGCCTTTGGTAGAAGTAGGCGGGCAGCCATTGATTGTGTGGCACATCAAAGCGTTACAAGTTGCAGGTGTCACTGATATTACGATAAATGCGTCATGGCTTGCTGACAAGCTGATGACATCACTGGGCGATGGCACACAGTACGGTGTCAATTTGCACTGGTCAGTTGAAGATGACGAACCTTTAGAGACGGCAGGCGGAATATTCCAAGCCTTACAGACAGGCAAGCTAAAAGATGCCCCCTTTATCTTAGTGAATTCCGATGTCTGGACGACGTATGATTTTACCAAGCTGCAAAACTATAAGCTGGGTAACGATCAGCTTGCGCATCTGTTATTGATTGATAATCCGACGCATAACAGCGGTGGCGATTTTGCGATTAATAATGGCTTGGCTAGCGAACAAGCTGTTGCCGAGGCAGATAAATTTACCTTCGCAGGTATCAGCGTCATGTCACCACAACTAGTCGACGGATTGGTACAAGGTCAACCTGCCGCCTTGGCGCCGCTCCTTAAGCAGGCGATGATGAAATTTCAAATTACCGCTGAAGTGATTAAAGATAACTGGATAGTCGTCGGCACACCCGAACGTTTAGAGCAGGTTAATGAGTTTATCAAGAGCAATGGCGTTGATAATCATCAGGGTGCCTAG
- a CDS encoding aminoglycoside phosphotransferase family protein, with product MTDNITLQSQDNTSVNTRQQQLESWLQHQFADQTFKLDSLPGDASARRYHRIQLFDNSADIEPSARYIVMDSADEQDAMQQFINVTKLMAPAVNVPELICQDVTQGFLVLQDFGAIEFAHLLVDAPAAAVNDYYQLAMQTLIELQKTPVQLARVEHQLPDYDTVILNREMDLFRDWFIPFIGVKFADSLWENLKSALIDAILAQPQVVVHRDYHSRNLMQDQADNSRLGVIDFQDAVIGAYTYDLVSLVRDAYVDWPESQVSEWAREFWQLQKQADLATVDNVEQFANDMNVMGVQRHLKVLGIFIRLSERDGKDRYLADIPKVMRDLMFELNWLAEQGSQDIKQAVLPFNQWLQETVLPAYQNKFSSI from the coding sequence ATGACAGATAATATTACCTTACAGTCCCAAGATAATACCAGTGTAAATACTCGCCAGCAGCAGCTAGAGAGCTGGTTACAACATCAGTTTGCAGATCAAACGTTTAAGCTAGATAGTCTACCGGGTGATGCCAGTGCCCGAAGATATCATCGCATACAATTGTTTGATAATAGCGCAGATATAGAGCCATCGGCGCGCTATATTGTCATGGATTCCGCTGATGAACAAGATGCAATGCAACAATTTATCAATGTCACTAAGCTGATGGCGCCAGCAGTCAATGTGCCAGAGCTTATATGCCAAGATGTGACGCAAGGTTTTTTAGTGCTGCAAGACTTTGGTGCCATAGAGTTCGCTCACTTATTGGTCGATGCTCCAGCCGCAGCAGTCAATGACTACTATCAATTGGCGATGCAGACCCTGATTGAGCTGCAAAAAACTCCTGTACAGCTGGCACGCGTAGAGCATCAACTACCAGACTATGATACGGTAATACTAAATCGTGAGATGGACTTGTTCCGTGATTGGTTCATACCTTTTATCGGAGTCAAATTTGCAGACTCGCTGTGGGAAAATCTGAAGTCAGCACTGATTGATGCTATCTTGGCGCAGCCGCAAGTTGTCGTCCATCGTGATTATCACAGTCGTAATTTGATGCAAGATCAGGCAGACAACTCACGTTTAGGAGTGATAGACTTTCAAGACGCTGTGATAGGTGCGTATACTTATGACTTGGTGTCATTGGTGCGAGATGCCTATGTTGATTGGCCTGAAAGCCAAGTCTCCGAGTGGGCTCGTGAGTTTTGGCAACTGCAAAAGCAGGCAGACTTGGCCACAGTGGATAATGTAGAGCAGTTTGCAAACGATATGAATGTGATGGGTGTCCAGCGTCATTTAAAGGTATTAGGAATTTTTATTCGCTTATCTGAGCGTGATGGGAAGGATCGCTATTTGGCCGATATACCCAAAGTCATGCGTGATTTGATGTTTGAATTAAATTGGCTTGCTGAGCAGGGTAGTCAAGATATAAAGCAAGCAGTGCTACCCTTCAATCAATGGCTACAAGAGACTGTGTTACCTGCTTATCAAAATAAATTCTCATCAATATAA
- the cydB gene encoding cytochrome d ubiquinol oxidase subunit II produces MFNYGDVLDLPLIWGGLIALSVFIYVLLDGFDLGCGILFPFAGSDKNRSRIMNSIAPFWDGNETWLVLGGGGLFAAFPVAYGIIMSGLYLPVTFMLFGLIMRGVAFEFRFKSSARRYVWDGFFFVGSVVATFSQGIMLGALVQGLEASNRLYTGGPFDWLSPFAIMCGFALIIGYALLGSTWLIIKTEHSLQVWARKVSGWMLSALIAAMIAVPISMYFLDIDALEGWFSLPGLLYLAPMPLIVLLLFFLMRKDLTTEREYRPFLLTVALFLMGYIGVCAAIFPYIVPYQMTIYEAAAADTSLSFMLIGALIMLPIILSYTAFAYYTFKGKTDHEHMY; encoded by the coding sequence ATGTTTAACTACGGTGATGTATTAGACTTACCCTTAATTTGGGGCGGACTTATCGCTCTTTCTGTGTTTATTTATGTGCTACTTGATGGCTTTGATTTGGGCTGTGGCATCTTGTTTCCCTTTGCCGGCTCAGATAAAAACCGTAGCCGCATAATGAACTCTATCGCCCCATTTTGGGATGGTAACGAGACTTGGCTTGTATTGGGCGGTGGTGGACTATTCGCCGCTTTTCCAGTCGCTTATGGCATCATTATGAGCGGGCTGTATTTGCCTGTGACTTTCATGCTATTCGGTCTTATCATGCGCGGGGTGGCGTTTGAGTTTCGCTTTAAGTCCTCTGCACGACGTTATGTGTGGGATGGTTTCTTTTTTGTAGGTTCTGTGGTGGCTACTTTTTCTCAAGGCATCATGCTCGGAGCGCTCGTGCAAGGCTTAGAAGCTAGCAATCGCCTTTATACGGGCGGCCCTTTTGATTGGCTCTCTCCATTTGCCATTATGTGCGGGTTTGCTCTAATCATTGGCTACGCGCTGCTTGGCTCTACTTGGCTTATTATCAAAACGGAGCACTCACTACAAGTTTGGGCGCGCAAAGTCTCTGGTTGGATGCTCTCAGCATTAATCGCGGCGATGATTGCTGTCCCGATATCTATGTATTTTTTAGATATCGATGCGCTCGAAGGTTGGTTCAGTCTGCCAGGCCTATTGTATTTAGCCCCCATGCCGCTCATTGTGCTATTACTATTCTTCCTCATGCGTAAAGACCTAACCACTGAGCGTGAATACCGTCCTTTCTTGTTGACCGTTGCTCTGTTTTTGATGGGCTATATTGGGGTTTGTGCCGCTATTTTCCCTTATATCGTACCCTATCAGATGACGATTTATGAGGCTGCTGCTGCTGACACTTCATTGTCCTTTATGCTGATTGGTGCGTTGATTATGCTGCCGATTATCTTAAGTTATACCGCTTTTGCGTATTACACATTCAAGGGTAAAACAGATCATGAGCATATGTATTAA
- a CDS encoding IS256 family transposase, variant Zn-binding type codes for MFARNQRYESKNCPFCSNKHTKKNGRKLGKQQYQCLSCKRQFLGGTRLNNQMLWTEYTQGKQTYKQLADKYHCSLKTIQRRLDKVSIEYQIKRPKRANIIMDTTYFGRGFGLMVFMDNTTRMVLHYAIVSHETNSAYKQGIDYLKVLGIDIQSITCDGRRGLRTLFTSTPCQMCQFHQIQIVTRYLTRRPKNIASIELRQLTLTLTQLDKAAFIKCLDHWYLTYEAYLSERSTNEDTGRTWYTHKRLRSAYRSLRTNSDWLFTYQEYEHLDIPNTTNTLEGLFSKLKRQLHSHHGLNEHRKLRFIKDFLLSKSRK; via the coding sequence ATATTTGCAAGGAATCAACGCTATGAATCAAAAAACTGCCCTTTTTGTAGTAATAAACACACTAAAAAGAATGGACGCAAACTAGGCAAACAACAGTACCAATGCCTATCTTGCAAACGGCAGTTTTTAGGGGGCACAAGACTCAATAACCAAATGCTTTGGACTGAATATACGCAAGGGAAACAGACGTATAAACAACTGGCTGACAAGTACCACTGTAGTCTTAAAACCATTCAAAGACGCTTAGACAAAGTGAGTATTGAGTACCAAATCAAACGACCTAAGCGTGCTAATATCATCATGGACACGACCTATTTTGGCCGTGGGTTTGGTCTCATGGTATTTATGGACAACACCACTAGAATGGTTCTCCATTACGCTATAGTCAGTCATGAAACCAATAGTGCCTATAAGCAAGGGATTGATTACTTAAAGGTGCTAGGCATTGATATACAAAGCATCACCTGTGATGGTAGACGAGGACTTAGAACGCTATTTACCAGTACTCCTTGTCAGATGTGCCAGTTTCATCAGATACAAATAGTGACTCGCTACCTGACTCGTCGCCCTAAGAATATCGCTAGCATTGAGCTTAGGCAGCTTACTTTGACCCTAACACAGCTTGATAAAGCCGCGTTCATAAAGTGCTTAGATCACTGGTACCTGACTTACGAAGCCTATCTCAGTGAACGTAGTACCAATGAGGATACGGGTAGAACTTGGTACACGCATAAGCGTCTTAGAAGTGCTTATCGTAGCCTGCGAACCAACAGTGATTGGTTGTTTACTTATCAAGAATATGAGCACTTAGATATACCAAATACAACCAATACGCTTGAAGGTTTATTTAGTAAGCTCAAGCGGCAATTACACAGTCATCATGGCTTAAATGAGCACCGTAAGTTACGGTTTATTAAAGACTTTTTACTCTCAAAGTCACGCAAATAG
- a CDS encoding DUF2474 domain-containing protein, whose translation MKKLSKKQSQWAWFVGLYIAGFLVVFIIAQLIKLAMGV comes from the coding sequence ATGAAAAAGCTCAGTAAGAAACAATCGCAATGGGCATGGTTCGTTGGCCTATATATAGCAGGATTTCTGGTTGTTTTTATCATCGCACAGTTAATTAAGCTGGCGATGGGGGTCTAA
- a CDS encoding LPS-assembly protein LptD codes for MLYSPLYQSIRLILFGALSLTGLAVSNAAIADTQSQTATPLVADSPDILNSTPTSVSNTDTSSMPIDQTALATGTTDIRITRSVTPSVNNTNRVKKLNSNSSRDTAFDQTALNQVGMNRSRVSSAGSQQVINRPTITDVADSTDIDSADSSYTDNTEIDLFVHDAVATSETPVTTITDSAVNSEALVTENLISQLDDADDKNDLTRAEQGIATDPALDSSRLDVSDESIQESLMLLAEFYQLKPDSDTSPAKDTDDVVSDGQLSIDNSLSPDLTPIDIPQASNRPIRQLGTDLNLLPHSVDSSQRCEGQWVYPQRNPNYQRASNEAGYQTKSGTDNSQAPLFAESDYGYYDNVDYAELSGNVILNQGTQHIEADKIVLDLTNGIAGAQGKVMFTDQAIGNNNTAAMQGQGNTDSLTEKASQGGLIGVADSLAYSTESGQTTAYGVAFASVPLQSHGYAKRLNRPNESQYELDEVMFSTCPPTNRKWQFDAKSIDLDTDTGRGKAYDTTFRIADVPVFYLPYFNFPIDSRRSSGFLLPSASIDSESGLEVDIPYYFNLAPNYDATLNTHIYTNRNPMLSGEFRYLTEEYGGGIFNGSYLPNDKQYNDEDRSSLFHDHYWSSNSIPRLSGDAKYSYVSDANYLDDFDTLGLSDSTLNLPRRARLNYYNDYITGDLKLETFQTLDGFTSTGEALKDKDKPYSRLPQLELSYRLPWVEKFDITGVHDSAYFKKSIDDGSEAEKSGVRVYNKLSASYPIESSWGYIKPKVGLQHLYTSYDQDSLADNLLSEDDGSQSVFVPQASIDAGLNLYKAGSPFGAFDDTMGGYQILSPRLKYTYSPFEDQNELPNFNTRIASINYEQLFSDSWFLGHDRLQDLHAFTPGINYRYIDATGVTRFDGSIAEQFYIDDGRVTLDDQQSIFNSSSSGMVWDASTQPYNNVWVDVSGALTNSYDLNYVTTELRYQPSDNSLFNVGFVKRMRDDNTNQLPLSAFTASAIFPFNNNWRVLAQGQYDYNSDKMLDALVGIDYEDCCIGFAVYGRRYYNDLNTRDKPTQAIMAEIRLNGLGSSNSRLTRLLADKVLGFEPVQTAWKE; via the coding sequence TTGTTATATTCTCCGCTTTACCAAAGCATTCGTTTGATTTTATTTGGTGCTTTAAGCTTGACTGGCTTAGCTGTGAGTAATGCTGCGATAGCGGACACTCAATCGCAGACAGCCACGCCTTTAGTCGCTGACAGTCCTGATATCCTAAACAGTACGCCGACCAGTGTTAGTAACACTGACACGAGCAGCATGCCTATTGATCAAACAGCCCTTGCAACTGGTACCACAGATATTCGCATCACACGCTCTGTAACTCCTAGTGTCAATAATACAAATAGAGTCAAAAAGTTAAATTCAAATTCAAGCCGCGATACAGCGTTTGATCAGACAGCTCTCAATCAAGTTGGTATGAATCGAAGCAGAGTTAGCAGTGCTGGTTCTCAGCAAGTCATTAACCGCCCTACCATCACAGATGTAGCAGACAGTACTGATATAGATAGTGCTGATAGCTCTTATACAGACAACACTGAAATAGATCTTTTTGTCCATGACGCAGTTGCAACTTCTGAAACTCCAGTCACCACAATTACTGACAGCGCTGTAAACTCCGAAGCCTTAGTAACTGAAAACCTAATCTCACAATTAGACGATGCTGATGATAAAAACGACTTAACGCGTGCTGAGCAAGGCATAGCAACAGATCCTGCACTTGATAGCAGTCGCCTTGATGTCAGTGATGAAAGTATTCAAGAAAGCTTAATGCTTTTGGCAGAGTTTTACCAGTTGAAACCCGATAGCGATACCTCTCCAGCAAAAGATACTGATGACGTTGTGAGTGATGGACAACTCTCAATAGACAACAGCCTATCACCCGATCTAACACCTATAGATATCCCACAAGCCAGCAACAGACCTATACGCCAGCTTGGCACTGACTTAAATCTATTACCACATAGCGTAGACAGCTCTCAGCGCTGCGAAGGTCAATGGGTTTATCCTCAGCGTAATCCCAACTATCAACGTGCCAGCAATGAAGCAGGCTATCAGACTAAAAGCGGCACTGATAATAGTCAGGCGCCTTTATTTGCAGAGTCTGATTATGGCTATTATGATAATGTAGATTATGCTGAACTTTCAGGTAACGTCATCCTGAATCAGGGTACTCAGCATATCGAGGCTGATAAAATTGTACTGGATTTGACCAATGGCATCGCTGGCGCACAAGGCAAGGTGATGTTTACCGATCAAGCGATTGGCAATAACAACACAGCTGCAATGCAAGGCCAAGGTAATACAGATTCTCTTACCGAAAAAGCTTCACAAGGTGGACTGATTGGCGTCGCTGATAGCTTGGCTTATAGTACTGAGTCTGGACAAACCACAGCTTATGGCGTGGCTTTTGCCAGTGTACCACTGCAGTCGCACGGTTATGCCAAGCGCCTAAACCGTCCTAACGAGAGTCAGTATGAGCTGGACGAAGTGATGTTCAGTACCTGTCCACCGACCAATCGCAAGTGGCAATTTGATGCCAAAAGTATTGATTTAGACACGGACACCGGACGCGGAAAAGCTTACGACACGACTTTCCGTATTGCTGATGTTCCTGTGTTTTACTTACCTTACTTCAACTTCCCAATTGATAGTCGCCGTAGTAGTGGGTTTTTGTTGCCTAGTGCCAGCATCGATAGCGAAAGTGGCCTTGAAGTCGACATCCCTTATTATTTCAACTTGGCACCCAACTATGATGCCACACTGAACACGCATATTTATACCAATCGTAACCCTATGCTTTCAGGGGAGTTCCGCTATTTAACTGAAGAGTACGGTGGCGGTATATTTAATGGTTCATACTTGCCAAATGACAAACAATATAATGATGAAGACCGAAGTAGCTTATTTCATGATCACTATTGGTCATCAAACAGCATCCCGCGCTTAAGTGGTGATGCTAAATATAGCTATGTATCTGATGCCAATTACCTCGATGATTTTGACACGCTTGGCTTATCTGACAGCACACTGAACTTACCCAGACGCGCTCGTCTTAACTATTACAATGATTACATCACTGGTGACTTAAAACTCGAGACCTTCCAAACTCTTGATGGGTTTACCAGTACTGGCGAGGCGCTAAAAGATAAAGACAAGCCTTATTCACGCTTACCTCAATTAGAGTTGAGCTATCGCCTACCTTGGGTAGAAAAATTCGACATCACTGGTGTCCATGATTCTGCTTATTTCAAAAAGTCTATCGACGATGGCTCGGAGGCAGAAAAAAGTGGTGTACGCGTTTATAACAAACTCAGCGCCAGCTACCCTATTGAGTCTTCGTGGGGATATATCAAGCCTAAGGTTGGTTTACAGCATCTATATACCTCATATGATCAAGACAGCTTGGCAGATAACTTGTTGAGTGAAGATGACGGTAGTCAGTCGGTGTTTGTGCCACAAGCCAGTATCGATGCAGGTCTTAACCTCTACAAAGCAGGCTCACCATTTGGCGCATTTGATGACACGATGGGCGGCTATCAGATATTGAGCCCGAGACTTAAATATACTTACTCACCGTTTGAAGACCAAAACGAGCTGCCAAACTTTAACACTCGCATTGCTTCTATCAACTATGAGCAGCTTTTTTCAGACAGCTGGTTCTTAGGTCATGACCGCTTGCAAGACTTACACGCCTTCACTCCGGGCATTAACTATCGTTACATCGACGCAACGGGCGTGACACGTTTTGATGGTAGCATTGCAGAGCAATTTTATATCGATGATGGACGTGTCACCCTTGATGATCAACAATCGATTTTTAATAGCTCATCATCAGGCATGGTATGGGATGCCAGTACTCAACCTTATAATAATGTCTGGGTTGATGTGAGCGGTGCACTCACCAATAGTTACGATTTGAATTATGTCACGACTGAGCTGCGCTATCAGCCGTCAGACAACAGCTTATTTAACGTCGGCTTCGTCAAGCGTATGCGTGATGACAATACCAATCAGTTGCCACTATCTGCGTTTACCGCCTCTGCGATCTTCCCCTTTAACAACAACTGGCGAGTATTAGCACAGGGACAGTACGACTATAATAGTGATAAAATGCTCGATGCACTGGTTGGCATAGATTACGAAGATTGCTGTATTGGTTTTGCCGTATATGGTCGTCGTTACTATAATGACCTCAATACCAGAGACAAGCCAACACAAGCAATAATGGCTGAAATCAGATTAAATGGTCTGGGCAGTAGCAATAGCCGTTTAACCCGACTGCTTGCAGATAAAGTACTCGGTTTTGAACCAGTACAAACCGCATGGAAAGAGTAG